A window of Leptotrichia hongkongensis genomic DNA:
GTTCGTAAATATATTTTGGAGATTTTTGATAAATTATTTATAACAGAAGAAAATTTGTATGCTTTTTCACGTGCTGCGGTTCTGGGAGAAAAGGCGGAAGTTTCTAAGGATATGAAGAATAAGTTTAAATACACGGGACTGGCTCATTTGATTGTAATTTCTGGAACTCATATAAGTCTGGTTGTGATTGGGATTGTGAAAATTTTGGACGGGCTGTCGCTAGGGTATAGGTTTAAGTATCTGATGGCACTTGTGGCACTAACTTTCTATTGTGCATTAATTGGATTTTCTCCAGGAATTTTACGTGCCTATATTATGGGAGCGATGATGATTTTGGCAAGGATTCTTTTTGAGCAGGAAGACAGTAAAAAATCTTTGTTAATATCGTTTATTGTTATAATTGTGCTAAATCCATATTCACTTTTTGATATTTCAATGCAGCTTTCGTATGCGGCAGTTGTGGCAATAATATTTGTAAATCCTGAATTTAAGAAAATTTATCAGGAAAAAATTTTGGATAAAATAAAAAACGAAGTATTGAAAAATACTGTAGATTTGATATTTTTAAGTTTAACAATACAAATTACAAGTATTCCTTTATTTTTATATTATTTTGAAAAACTGCCATTATTTTCATTTTTATTAAATATTGTAGGAATACCTATTGGAACTGTTGTTATACAATGTTTATTTTTGGCTGTACTTCTAAATATTTTTAAATTATCTTTATTTAATGGAATAGTAGTTTTTATTACAGAAGTTATTTTTAAGGCTTTTGAAGGATTTATTTCCGCTGGAAGCAAAATTCCGCTTTTACAGATTAGTATCAATGGAAAAGTACCGTTGTGGACGGTTTTTGCATATTATGGAATGTTATTTTTTATAACATTTTTTGTAATGCCGTTGTTTACTGCAAAAATTGATATGTACTCAAGTTCTTTTAATACTAAGCAATAAAATAATCATAGAAATAGATTTAAGAATGTTATTAGCAGTATAAATGAAAATTATGATAATAAACATATTTTATAAGTTCCTGTTTCGTGGTATAATGATATGATAAAAAAATAATAAAATTTGAAAGGAAGATAGAATATGAGTTTACCAAATTGTCCAAAATGTGGATCAGAATATGTTTATGAGGACGGAAATATGTTAGTTTGTCCAGAATGCTTTTATGAATGGGATGAAAATGGGGAAGAAAGCAGTGATGAAAACGTTGTGAAAGATTCAAACGGGAATATTTTACAGGATGGAGACAGCGTTACAATTATTAAGGATTTGAAAGTAAAAGGTGCATCATCAGACTTGAAGAGAGGAACAAAAGTTAAAAATATAAGATTAATTGATGATGGAATTCATAATATTGATTGTAAAATAGATGGTTTTGGTGCGATGAAGCTGAAATCTGAATTTGTTAAAAAAATATAAAAAATAGATTTTTTAATAACTTACTTTATAAGTTTTTTTCTTAAATATTCAACTAGATAATATTTATTTGAATTTTAACTTTTTTGGCTAATAAATATTTATTTGATAACTTTTATGTTTTTTCTTTGTTTTAGAGCAAAGGGGAACAATCGCTATCCCCTTTGCAATCCCCGCTTGTCTAAGCATTTTTTGAAAACAAAATCGAAACTCGCTACGTAAAACTTCGCTCAAACAGTCGATTTTATTTCCAAAAAATCAAGACGTCTTGGTTTAATTATAAATAGTTATGTTAATAAGAAATATTAGTTGAAATAGTATGAAAAATGATTAATTTAAATATTTGAGAATTGAAATTGTTAAATAAATTTATTATCATAATTAAATTAAAAGAATAGAATTGGAGAAAGAATGAAATCAGGATTTATAACAATTGTTGGGCGTCCGAATGTTGGAAAATCAACGCTTATGAATAAGCTCGTGAAAGAAAAGGTTGCAATTGTGTCGGATAAGGCTGGGACGACTAGGGATCAGATAAAAGGGATTGTAAATATTGGAGAAAATCAGTTTATATTTGTGGATACGCCAGGGATTCACAAACCTAAACATTTACTTGGAGAACACATGACTAATGTGGCATTAGAAGCACTTGAAAATGTCGATTTGATAATGTTTATGCTGGATGGGACACAGGAAATTTCAACTGGGGATATGTTTGTTAATGAAAATGTGCGAAGTGTGAAGACACCGATTGTGCTTGTTATTAATAAGATTGATAAAATGACGGATGAGGAAATTGAAGAGAAGAAAAAGGAAATTCGTGGAAAATTGGGAGAGTTTGATGAAATAATAACTCTTACGGCGGAATATGCAATTGGAATCCATAAGATATTTGAAGTTGCTGAGAAATATTTGTCAAATGATGTATGGTTTTATCCAGAAGATTATTATACAGATTTACCAGTAAATAAAATCGTTGTGGAAACAGTCAGAGAGAAAATTTTACATCATACGAAAGATGAAATTCCGCATAGTGTGGCTGTAGAGATTATTAATGTGGAAACAAAGCCTACAATTAGAAAATATGATATAAATATTTATGTCGAAAGAGATAGCCAAAAAGGAATTATTATTGGGAAAGATGGGGCTATGCTTAAGAAAATTGGGACGGAGGCTAGACGTGAGATTGAACATCTGATTGATTTGAAGGTTAATTTGAAATTGTGGGTAAAAGTTAAGAAAAAATGGAGAAAAAATAAGAAATTTCTTGATGAAATGGGTTATAAAATAAAATAACAGTTATTTTAGATTCTATTTGGTTAATAATAATTTCTTTTAATTTTTATAAAAAATTTGCTTGAAAATACATATCTATAGAGAAAGTAGAAATATGAGTTTAAATTTTGGAAACAATTAATAAAATAGAATTTTGAAAAAAAGAAAGAGGAAAATAGAGATGGATTTTAAGATACATTCAAAATTTAAGCCTACTGGAGATCAGCCTCAGGCTATTAAAAAGATTGTGGAAAACTTGGAAGATGGGATTACAGATCAGATTTTGCTTGGGGTTACGGGGTCGGGAAAGACATTTACAGTTGCGAATGTTATTGAGAAAATAAATCGTCCAGCTTTGATAATGGCACCGAATAAAACACTTGCAGCACAGCTTTACAATGAATATAAACAGTTTTTTCCTGAAAATGCTGTTGAATATTTTGTGTCTTATTACGATTATTACCAGCCTGAAGCATATATTATGCAAACTGATACATATATTGAAAAGGACTCTTCAATTAATGATGAGATTGATAAATTGCGACATGCAGCAACAGCGGCACTTTTGAACAGAAGAGATGTTATTATTGTGGCTTCAGTTTCGGCAATTTATGGATTGGGGTCGCCAGAGGCATATAAAAAGAGATCGATTCCGATTGATGTGGAAACTGGATTTGAGAGAAATGAGCTTATAAAAAGGCTGATTTCACTTAGATATGAGAGAAATGATATTGCTTTTGAGCGTGGAAAATTCCGTGTGAAAGGTGATATTCTTGATTTACATCCGTCTTATCAGGATACAGGGTACCGTTTTGAATTTTTTGGAGATGATTTGGAAAGCATTTCAGAGATTAATACACTTACTGGGCAGAAAATTAGAAATATAAAAAGAATCACAATAATGCCTGCAACTCACTATTTGACAAATGAAGATACAAAAGTGATGTTCGAGGCAATAAAAAAGGAAATGGAAGAAAGAGTACATTTTTTCCAAAAAGAAGGAAAACTGCTGGAAGCACAGAGAATTGAGCAAAGGACAAAATATGACTTGGAAATGATTGAGGAAATTGGTTATTGTAAAGGTGTGGAAAACTATTCCAGATATTTGACTGGAAAAGGTGAAGGAGAAGCGCCTGATACGCTGATTGACTATTTTCCAGAGGATTTAGTCGTATTTCTGGATGAGTCGCACATTTCAGTTCCACAGATAAATGGAATGTATAAGGGAGATAGGGCAAGAAAGAAGGCTTTAATTGACAATGGATTTAGGCTTCCAAGTGCTTACGACAACCGTCCATTAAAATTTGAGGAATTTTTTGAAAAAGTTCCACAAGCTGTGTATATTTCAGCCACTCCAAGCGATTACGAGCTGGAACATTCAAATGGTGAAGTTGTAGAGCAGCTTGTACGTCCAACAGGAATTGTAGAGCCAAGTATCGACATTCGTGAAACAAAAAATCAGATTGATGACTTGATGGATGAAATAAAAACAAGAACGGCAAGAAAAGAACGAATTTTAGTTACAACCTTGACAAAAAAAATGGCAGAAGAACTGACAGATTATTATTTGGAATATGGAATAAAAGTAAAATATATGCACTCTGACATTGACACGCTAGAAAGAACAGAGATAATAAGAGGCTTGAGAAAAGGTGAATTTGATGTTCTAGTTGGAATAAACTTGCTGCGGGAAGGACTGGATATTCCAGAAGTTTCATTAGTGGCAATTTTGGAAGCAGACAAGGAAGGATATTTGCGTTCTAGAAGATCTTTAATTCAGACAATGGGACGTGCAGCAAGAAACGTAGAAGGACACGTTATCCTATATGCTGACAGAATAACAGGCTCTATGCAGGAAGCCATTGACGAAGTGAACAGACGGCGTGAAGTTCAGGAAAAATATAATTTGGAAAACAATATTAATCCAAAATCAATTGTAAGAGAAATCGCAGAGTCAATCGTAGACTATGAAATTGAAAAAGAAAATGAAGCAAACAAAGCAATTAAACAGTATAAGAGTGAAAAAGACGTGGAAAAGGAAATCAAGAAACTTGATAAGCAGATTAAAAAACTGGCTGAAGAGCTTAATTTTGAAGAAGCTATTAAGCTGAGGGATAAAATGAATGAATTGAAAAAGTTATTAATTGAACTGTAATTTTTTATTTTTGATATTCAAACAAGTTATTTTAAGTTTTATTTATACCAATTATTTTAAGTAGAGAGATTATACTATATATTTTCCATTTAATAGCGAATGTTTAACAAATTTTGGATTGCATACTTTTTAGTAAGGAATTAAAACTTCTTGTTCTTGACATAGCTTTTATTTTCTAATGAGATTTAGTATTAGATTATTTTGTTTAATAACAATTTTTATTATGTTTTTTCTTTATTTTTGCAGGATTGCTCATTGCCGCAAATCCTTATCTTGCATGAAAGATTTATCCTGATAATTAAAATTGTGGTAAGATTGCTACGCAATACCTATGGCTAGACTACGACTTTTATTCGCCCAACTACGAAACTCCTCCTTTCAGTCGTCAGACAGTCGTAGTTGAACAAATAAAAGCTCCGTCAACTTTTTAAATTTATATTAGATTCATTATTTAAATTAGAATTAGTATAAATAAAAAATTATTAATCTGAATATAGTGCCATGAAATAAAATTTTTGATAGGAGTAATAAATTGAATAAAGACAAAAAAATAAAATTTCCAGATTGGATGTCGTTGTTTCCGTTTTTTATTTCACAATTAATATTGTATCCGATAGCTTTGTATACAAGAAATATGATAATAAAAACCAATAGTACTAGTTCAATATTGATATTTATATTTCGTTTTTTTGAATTTCCAATATTTTTTTCAATAACTTTAATTTTGCCATTAATAGTGTTTTTTGTACTTGGAGTAATGTATGATTTTGAAATTAGGATGAAAAATGTATTTTATATTTTGGGGAGTTTAATATTGATGTATATTTTTTTGATATTAATTTTCAATATGAAAGAATTATTATTGTTAATAGGATGTTGTATTGCATTTGGATTGGGATTGTTAGTGAAATAGTTTAAGAATAAAAAAGGGAGTTGATGTGATGTTTATTTTGAAAATTCTGTTAGAAATAGTAATAATGCTTATTTTGTGTGTGATTTTAAATTTAATTTTTGTGAAGAAGATTCTTAGAGTAAAAAATAAGAAGAAATTGCCTTTAAAAAAGGTAAAAACTGTTGTGTTTGATGTCAAAAAATTGAAGGAAGATGTGGCTGTGCCAGCGTTAAAGGGGAAAGAGAAATTGTCATATTATCAAATATTACAAGGGTTAAATAATCTTGCGGAAGATAAGAATATAAAAAAAGTGATTATTGATGTAGATAAGTTAAATTTGACACTTTCACATCTGGAAGAGATTTCTAAAATTTTTGACAAGATTAGGAAAAATAAGGAAGTAGTGGCAATAGGTACGCTTTTTGAGGAAAGTAGATATAGAGAGGCTTTACTTGCTGATAAAATTTTTATGTTTGACACAAGACAGTCAACTATGATTTTTAGGGGATATTTGCATAAAGAATTTTATTTGAAGTCGTTTCTGGAAAAATTTGGGATAAGGATGAATGTGCTTCATATTGGTGATTACAAGGTCGCTGGAGAAAAATATAGCCATAACCAAATGTCAGAAGAGAAAAAGGAATCAATTAAAAATATAAAGGATAAAGTTTATGGAGATTTTGTGGAACTAGTGAAAAATAAAAGAGGCGTTGATATTGAAAATGAGATATTGAGTGGAAATCTTATTTTTGCTGGGACGAAAAAGGCTTTGGAATATAAATTGATTGACAGTGTTGCTGATTATGATGAAATTGGGATAAATTACAAGGAAGATACCGTTTCGATTGAAGAATACATAGGAATGTTGAAAGAAAAAAAGGAAAAAGCAAAAGATACGATTGCAGTAGTGAATCTTGAAGGTGTTATTGATGTGAAAAATCCCAACAAGAATATCACTTACGAAAATGTATGTGAAAAATTAGAAGAATTAAAAGAAATAAAGAATTTGAAAGGGTTGGTGTTAAGAATAAATTCGCCTGGTGGAAGTGCTTTAGTTTCTGAAAAAATATATAAGAAATTAAAAAATTTGACTGTGCCAATATATGTTTCAATGGGAGATGTTTGTGCAAGCGGTGGTTATTACATTGCCACAACTGGAAAAAAATTATTTGCGAATAACTTTACTTTGACAGGCTCAATCGGTGTTGTTATGATGTATCCTGAAGTTGCAGGAACAATGAAAAAGTTAGATATTAATTTGGAAGGATTTGGAAAAGGTGCTGGCTTTGATATGCTGAATCCGTTTGAAAAACTAGGAGAAGATTCAAAAGAGAAATTAATCCATAATATGAATGAAGTTTATAGCGAGTTTAAGGAACATGTAATGGTAGCCAGAGGAATGAAAGATGAGGAACTTGAAAAAATTGCACAAGGAAGAGTGTGGATTGGAAGCGAAGCCAAAAATATAAATTTAGTTGATGAAATTGGAACTCTGGAAGATTGTATAAACTCAATGGCAAATGATTTGAAGTTAGATAAATATAAAGTGCAAATAGTGGAGTTAACACAAACTTTGAAGGAAACTTTGGCAGATATAAAAATGCCGTTTGTATCTGAGGAAATTAGGGAAAAGATTGAATTTTTGCAAGGAAATATAAATCAGGTTTTGTATTATGAGAGTGATATTGAATTGTGAGAATTTCCAATTTAATAAAAAGTAAAAAAAGTATAAAAGAAATATTGGAAAAATAAATATTAATCTGTTAATTAATTTAAATTTTAATAAATTAAGAAAGGAAGTAAAAAAATGAACAAAGTATATTGCTACCCAAGATGCACAACTTGTAAAAAGGCCGTAAAATGGTTGGAGGAAAATGGGATTGATTACGAATATAAGCACATTGTGGAAGAAACACCATCGAAGGAAGATATTAAGAAATATTATAAAGAAAGTGGATTGCCGTTAAAAAGATTTTTTAATACAAGCGGGAATGTTTACAAAGAGCTAAACTTGAAGGAAAAATTGACAGAGATGTCAGAAGATGAGCAGTTTGAGCTGCTTGCAAGCAATGGAATGGTATTGAAAAGACCACTTTTGGTAGGGAAGGGTTTTGTGCTGGTTGGATTTAAGGAAGCTGAGTGGATTGAAAAGTTGAAATAAACTTGAAATTATTTAAAATTTATAATTTAATATAGATATTTGATAAAAAGATTATAATTTTTGAGTTTGAAATATTTAGATTAAAAAAAGTATTTTAGAAAAAAAGAATATTACTTTAAAAATTTTGAAAAAATTGAAAAAAATTTTGTAATTGTATTGAAAATTAATGGAAAATGTGATAAACTTAATAAGCTATTGAATAAAAGGATATTCCGCTTTTATTGTTGCTACCAGTTTTGTAATAAAATTTATAAACAAAAAAAGTTTGTGAATTAGTAAAATTGGTATAGATAGAAAGAATGTCTTAGAAAGAAGGGAGTGAATTTCTTGAAAGAGAAAT
This region includes:
- a CDS encoding arsenate reductase family protein, which gives rise to MNKVYCYPRCTTCKKAVKWLEENGIDYEYKHIVEETPSKEDIKKYYKESGLPLKRFFNTSGNVYKELNLKEKLTEMSEDEQFELLASNGMVLKRPLLVGKGFVLVGFKEAEWIEKLK
- a CDS encoding zinc ribbon domain-containing protein YjdM; this encodes MSLPNCPKCGSEYVYEDGNMLVCPECFYEWDENGEESSDENVVKDSNGNILQDGDSVTIIKDLKVKGASSDLKRGTKVKNIRLIDDGIHNIDCKIDGFGAMKLKSEFVKKI
- a CDS encoding ComEC/Rec2 family competence protein; its protein translation is MKSGGNLENNEIIEEKNKKIDFENIRFRKIVKKSNKNENIKNSGNIKVNKNNDNSQTQENVNKFENKEFDKYILEMQKLREKEARKKYIKAELSRRKQNLVKFFNMEIGIEEVKRTWQFGILILAGIFLFVFYLNFVTFKGELSGEKTLYVKIDGNRGSVLKVNNKYLKSQASIENKKGFEYGFYLMRYKIKKVVNKNGNIKIEGKVLGYKESRLNGVRKYILEIFDKLFITEENLYAFSRAAVLGEKAEVSKDMKNKFKYTGLAHLIVISGTHISLVVIGIVKILDGLSLGYRFKYLMALVALTFYCALIGFSPGILRAYIMGAMMILARILFEQEDSKKSLLISFIVIIVLNPYSLFDISMQLSYAAVVAIIFVNPEFKKIYQEKILDKIKNEVLKNTVDLIFLSLTIQITSIPLFLYYFEKLPLFSFLLNIVGIPIGTVVIQCLFLAVLLNIFKLSLFNGIVVFITEVIFKAFEGFISAGSKIPLLQISINGKVPLWTVFAYYGMLFFITFFVMPLFTAKIDMYSSSFNTKQ
- the era gene encoding GTPase Era, which translates into the protein MKSGFITIVGRPNVGKSTLMNKLVKEKVAIVSDKAGTTRDQIKGIVNIGENQFIFVDTPGIHKPKHLLGEHMTNVALEALENVDLIMFMLDGTQEISTGDMFVNENVRSVKTPIVLVINKIDKMTDEEIEEKKKEIRGKLGEFDEIITLTAEYAIGIHKIFEVAEKYLSNDVWFYPEDYYTDLPVNKIVVETVREKILHHTKDEIPHSVAVEIINVETKPTIRKYDINIYVERDSQKGIIIGKDGAMLKKIGTEARREIEHLIDLKVNLKLWVKVKKKWRKNKKFLDEMGYKIK
- the sppA gene encoding signal peptide peptidase SppA; translation: MFILKILLEIVIMLILCVILNLIFVKKILRVKNKKKLPLKKVKTVVFDVKKLKEDVAVPALKGKEKLSYYQILQGLNNLAEDKNIKKVIIDVDKLNLTLSHLEEISKIFDKIRKNKEVVAIGTLFEESRYREALLADKIFMFDTRQSTMIFRGYLHKEFYLKSFLEKFGIRMNVLHIGDYKVAGEKYSHNQMSEEKKESIKNIKDKVYGDFVELVKNKRGVDIENEILSGNLIFAGTKKALEYKLIDSVADYDEIGINYKEDTVSIEEYIGMLKEKKEKAKDTIAVVNLEGVIDVKNPNKNITYENVCEKLEELKEIKNLKGLVLRINSPGGSALVSEKIYKKLKNLTVPIYVSMGDVCASGGYYIATTGKKLFANNFTLTGSIGVVMMYPEVAGTMKKLDINLEGFGKGAGFDMLNPFEKLGEDSKEKLIHNMNEVYSEFKEHVMVARGMKDEELEKIAQGRVWIGSEAKNINLVDEIGTLEDCINSMANDLKLDKYKVQIVELTQTLKETLADIKMPFVSEEIREKIEFLQGNINQVLYYESDIEL
- the uvrB gene encoding excinuclease ABC subunit UvrB; its protein translation is MDFKIHSKFKPTGDQPQAIKKIVENLEDGITDQILLGVTGSGKTFTVANVIEKINRPALIMAPNKTLAAQLYNEYKQFFPENAVEYFVSYYDYYQPEAYIMQTDTYIEKDSSINDEIDKLRHAATAALLNRRDVIIVASVSAIYGLGSPEAYKKRSIPIDVETGFERNELIKRLISLRYERNDIAFERGKFRVKGDILDLHPSYQDTGYRFEFFGDDLESISEINTLTGQKIRNIKRITIMPATHYLTNEDTKVMFEAIKKEMEERVHFFQKEGKLLEAQRIEQRTKYDLEMIEEIGYCKGVENYSRYLTGKGEGEAPDTLIDYFPEDLVVFLDESHISVPQINGMYKGDRARKKALIDNGFRLPSAYDNRPLKFEEFFEKVPQAVYISATPSDYELEHSNGEVVEQLVRPTGIVEPSIDIRETKNQIDDLMDEIKTRTARKERILVTTLTKKMAEELTDYYLEYGIKVKYMHSDIDTLERTEIIRGLRKGEFDVLVGINLLREGLDIPEVSLVAILEADKEGYLRSRRSLIQTMGRAARNVEGHVILYADRITGSMQEAIDEVNRRREVQEKYNLENNINPKSIVREIAESIVDYEIEKENEANKAIKQYKSEKDVEKEIKKLDKQIKKLAEELNFEEAIKLRDKMNELKKLLIEL